The uncultured Celeribacter sp. genome includes the window CGGCACACGGTTGTAGGTCAGCAGCCAGTTACCAGCACCGACAACGGCAATGATCACCAAAATCACGGCACTGTCACGCATAGCCGCAGCAAAGATCCCAGGCAAACGGCTCAGCTTGATCTTGCGATAGACAAACAGCCCTAGGAACAGCGCATAAGCCACGGCAAAGCTCGCCGCTTCGGTCGGCGTGACAATGCCCAACAGGATCGACCCAACGACAAAAACCGGCATCAGAAGCGGCAGAATGCCCCCCAGAAGCGCCTGCATCGGCGGCTGTGTCACAAGGTCTCCGGACTGATCGCCATGGTCGACCTTGACCGTGATCATCACATAGGCCGAGAGGAACACGGCCAGCAAGATGCCGGGCACAACCCCGGCCATAAAGAGCGCGGGAACCGACACGCCCGAGACAATCAGCGCATAGATGATCACCGGGATCGAGGGCGGGATGATCGGTCCGATGACCGAGGAGGCTGCGGTCAGCGCCGCCGCGAAATCGCGTTTGTAGCCGTGCTTCTCCATCTCCGGAATGAACACGCGGCCGATAGCCGAAGTATCTGCGACCGCAGAGCCCGAAAGCCCGGCAAAGATCACCGAGGCCCAGATGTTGACCAGAGCCAGCCCGGCACGCAGCCGCCCGACCAGCACATTCGCAAAGGCGATGATGCGTCCGGTGATGCCGGATTCATTCATCATTTCACCCGCAAGGACGAACAGCGGAATGGCCAGCAGCGGAAAAGAGTTCAGGCTTTTGTACATCTCTGTGGCGACGATGCGCATGACATAGGGATTGTCCTGTGTCGCCATAAAGGAAAACAGCGCGGCGAGGATCGACACGGCAATCGGCACACCGGCGATCAGGGCAAGGATCAGAATCGCATAGATCATTGGAGGCCCCCTTTCACATCAGCGAGCCGCTCAAAGAACTTACCGAAGGCCGCCAGCGCCAGCAGCACACCACCGATGGCCATGGCATATTGCCAGGTGCCGACTTTACCGATCCAGGCAAGCGCCTCGAGACCGGAGGACTGCACAAGGCTGTCGGCCGTAGATTTGAGACCGGAAGAGGCCAGATGCCCCCGGCGGGCGGCGAACATATGGCCAGAATAGGCAAGGCAGAGCCCGGTGATCACGGTGATCACGTCGCCCGCGAGATAAAGTTTTTCACGCGTGCGGGTCTTGATCAGATCGACAAGGATCGTGAAGCGGATGTGCTGATCAATGCTGTAGGCCCAGGCAATGCCGAACATCACACCATAGATGGTCAGATAAATCGGCAGTTCCTCGCCCCAAGGCACGGATTGCCCGATGATGTAGCGGCGCAGCGAGTTCACGAAGATGACCGTGAAAACCAAGACCATGGACAGGCCGGAACCAAAGGCAAAAAAACGCCTGAGAATCGCATTAAAACGGTGCATGACACCCCCTTCGGATGGAAATGAACCGGCACGAAAGCTGGTGCCGGTCCGCTATCGGTCTTTGCGTGCGCAAAGAGGTTATTGCGAGACCTCTGCAACAGCCGTTTGTAGGTTGTCGATCCAGACGGCATCGTCACCAAGTTCGCCGCGCAGGTATTCGATCACAGCGGGCTGTGCCTTTTCGGCGAAAGCGGCGATTTCATCGGCGGTCGGTGAATAGACCTGCATGCCTTCGTCCTGCACCTTTTTCACACCTTCAGCGGTGTTCCACTCCTGAATGGCCCGGCCCATGGTTCCCGCGATTCGCGCGGCTTTGGCGACCACTTCCTGATCGGAGGCCGACAGGTCGTTGTAAAAGGCGTCATCGATGACGATGAAGTCCGCCGCATAGACGTGACCGTCGAGGGTCATGTATTTCTGCAGCTTGTGCAGGCCGTTGTTGTAGATCACGCCAACAGGGTTTTCCTGACCGTCCACAACGCCGGTGGACAGCGCGTTCGGCAGTTCGGTCCAGGCGATCGGGGTCGGTTCACCGCCCAGACCTTTGACCATCTCGATATAGAGCGGGATCGGCTGCACGCGGAATTTCAGACCTTCCATATCCTCCGGCGAACGAATTTCACGGGTGCCGTTGGTGAAGTTGCGGAAACCCGTTTCGCCGTAGGCCAGAGTGCGCAGGCCGGTTTGCTCAAGGCAATGCTCCGCCAGTGCGTCGCCGAAATCGCCATCCAGAACATCCCAGGCGATGGTGGCCGAGGCAAAGGTGTAGGGAATATCGAGCACCGAAGCCGCCGGGCAGGCCTTGGACATGGCACCGGAGACGATGGCCATCTGCAGCAGGCCTTCCTGTGCCTGACCAATCAGCTCGTCTTCATTGCCGAGCGCCCCGGCCGGGAAGATTTCCACGTCTAGATCGGTTTCACCTTCGACGATGTTTTTAAAGATCTGCGCCGCAGCGCCTTTTTTGGATCCCGTCCAGTCATCTGGATCAACGTGTGCGATGCGGATCGTTTCCGCACCGGCCATGGACACCATGCCGATGCTGAGTGCGGCAGCGACGGTCAGAGTTTTCAGTTCAAAACGCATTTTGTTCCTCCCATTTGCGTATCTGAAGACGTGATGCCGACTGAACTCAGCCGGCGCGTGCGTGAGGCGTTTCGTCGAAAGCGTCGAACCGCGCTTTCATCCGTTCCGGGCTGGCGGGCAGACCGGTGAAAAGTTCAAAGGCACGGACCGCCTGAAACACGGCCATGCCCGATCCCGGCAACACCGCGCAGCCAACCGCGCGGGCAGCGCGAAGCAGTTCGGTTTCCAGCGGGAAATACACGATATCTGCCACCCACATCGCCGGGTCGAGCAGCCCGACAGGGAACGAGGTCCCCGGCAGCTTTGCCATACCCACAGGCGTTGCGTTCACGATGCCGTCCGGGCGGGCATCCCTAATCAGCGCAGCAATGTCTGTCACCGCCTGCGCGTCGCATTGCGGCCTGTTGCGGCGCACCTGCGCGGCCAGGGCCTCGGCCCGTTTCGGATCTGTGTCAGTGATTGAAAGCCGCGTGACGCCGCAATCCGCCAGCGCATGGGCCACGGCTACACCGGCCCCACCGGCCCCGATCAAAAGCGCATGATCGCGGGCCACATCGGGCAGCCCCCGGCGGAAGCTTTCGGCAAAGCCCCACAGATCGGTGTTGTGGCCGAAGCGCTTGCCGTCTCTAAGCACCACCGTGTTCACAGAACCAACAGAACGCGCATTGTCGGACAGCTCATCGAGATGTTCGATAACATCGATTTTGTAGGGATAGGTGACGTTGAACCCATCATAGCCAAGGCTCTCCGCCTGCGCGATGAGCGCTTTCAGACTGGTGTTCGCACGTTCCGGCGCATCCATGTCGAGCAGACGATAGACACCGTTGATCCCCTGCGCACGCGCTTCGATCATATGCATTGCCGGGGTGCGCGACAAACCAATGCCGCGCCCGATCAGGCCGACAAGGACAGAGTCTTTTGCTGCGTCTTTACGGATAGGTGAGTTGGTCAAGACGCTCCTCCCAAGGCGAATTTAACGATTCGTTGAGGACAACTTTGTACCGCGCGGTTAATTGTGTCAAGATGATTGTACCACACGGTTAAATATGCCAGTTTGGCGCGACGGCGGAGGAGTTCACGAATGCAGGACAGCACAACTCAAAAACCCAAAGCTGCCCCCAAACCGGGCGCAGCCAAGCAACGAGACCCGCATGCAAAAAAAGCCGGCGCGAACCGCTCGTGGAAGCAAGACCCTGAAACCGTAAAGGCGGATATCCTGAGCGCCGCCCGCGCGGAATTTGCCGCGCATGGGCTGTCAGGAGCGAGAATCAGCGATATCGTCGAACGCACACAGACGTCGAAACGCATGATTTTCTACTATTTCGGGGACAAAGAAGGCCTGTATCTTGCCGTTCTGGACCAGGCCTACCGGGAGGTTCGCGAAGCTGAAGCCGGGCTGGAACTTGGCGATCTCCCGCCGGATCAGGCGCTGCGAAAAGTGGTCGAATTCACCTTCGATCATCACCGCAACCACCCGGATTTCATTCGCCTCGTGATGATCGAAAATATCCATGACGGCGACCACATGACCAAGATAGAGACGCTGTCGACGACGAATATTGCTGCCATTGATCAGTTGGACCGCATCTGCCGCGACGGTATCGACGCCGGGCTGTTTCGCCCAGATGTCTCGCCTCTGATGATCCACTGGCAGATCTCGGCGATGAGTTTCTTCAACGTCTCGAACCGGGCAACTTTTTCGATGAACTTCGGAGAGGACCTGTTTGCAGACGACATGCAATTGCTGCTGCGCGAACAGGTTGTGCAAAGCATCATCAGCTCCGTCACGCGCCCCGCGTCCCAATGACGGGAAAGAGACAGGCGGCCTCCCAGATCACAGGACGACCGCTCGCCGCAACCTCAATTCGGCGCGTGCATGTTCAAATCACGCCGCAAGACATTCCATGAGCTACCCCCGAAAATCGGACACCGACGTAAGCTACGATTTGTTGTCTGCTGATCTTCGACGAGAAGGAGAATGAGACCTTGTCCGCCATTGGTCCGAGGACAATGGTCGAATGATGTCGAAACGGAAACAACACGCTCCCGAGTTCAAGGCGAAGGTGGCGCTTGAAGCGCTGAAGGGGGAGCAGACGGTGGCCGAGCTGGCGAGCCGGTTCGGGGTTCATCCGACGATGATCCACACATGGAAGCGGGCGTTGCTGGAAGGTGCCTCTGGCGTGTTCGAGCGCGGCGGCAGGAAAGCCCCCGAGATCGGCGAAGATCAGGTGAGAGAGCTGCACGCCAAGATCGGGGAGCTGGCTGTGGCCAACGATTTTTTGTCACGAAAGCTCAAACCGTGGACCGGCAAGTGAGACGCGACATGATTGAGCCGAACAATTCCATTTTGTCCATTGGTCAGCAATGCAGGTTGCTGTCGATCTCGCGCTCGTCATTCTATTACAAGCCTAAGGGCGAGACCGAGCAGAACCTCGGCCTGATGCGGCGGATTGATGAGCAGTTTCTGGAGACGCCGTTCTTCGGTGTCCGCCAGATGACTTGGTATTTGCGCAACGACGGCCATTTGGTAAACGAGAAACGGATACGCCGGCTGATGCGCCTGATGGGGCTGATGCCGATCTACCAAAAGCCCAACACCAGCAGGCCGGCGAAAGGGCACAAGACCTATCCCTATCTGCTGAGAAGTCTTCGGGTGGAGCGTCCGAACCAAGTTTGGTGCTCGGATATCACCTATCTGCCCATGCGCCGAGGGTTCCTGTATCTGGTCGCCATTATGGATTGGCACACCCGTAAGGTGCTGGCTTGGCGCATCTCGAATACGCTGGAGGCGGCCTTCTGCGTTGAGGCGCTGAACGAGGCCATCCACAAGTTTGGTCCGCCGGAGATCATGAATACTGACCAAGGATCTCAGTTCACATCTTTTGCCTGGACGGATCGACTGCGCCGGACCGGCGTCCGCATCTCGATGGATGGCAAGGGCCGCTTCCTCGACAATATCTTCATCGAGCGGCTCTGGCGAACCCTGAAATACGAGTGCGTCTAGCTGCATGCCTGGGAGACCTGATCAGAAGCGAAGGCAGGCATCCGGAAATGGATGACCTTTTACAACAATCAACGCCCACACTCAGCCCTTGGCGGTAGGCCTCCAGCCGTGTTCTACTGGCTGAGAAATGACAAAACCCAACCCGATCAGCAGGGGCAGAGAGTAGCTTAATTTACGCCAGATACTGTCCAACGGATGGGGGAGTGGCTCAGCGCACGAACGGCGGCTCTTGCGCGATGATGTCTACCACAGCAAAGTTGCTATGCAGTCTCCTCAAACGCACAGGATTTGGCCATGACAATTGAGCAGCTTCTCATCTTCCTTCCGGCCGCGCTGCTTCTGGGGGCATCGCCAGGAGCTAACAATCTGCTGGCCTTCACTTCGGCAACGAAAGCCGGATGGCTTCGAACTGCCAAAGGCATCTTCGGTCGGCTGGCGGCATGGGCAGTGCTTGTCTTCTTGGTCTCTTTGGGTCTCGACGTATTACTCCGTACGTCCGAGGTTGCCTTCATCGCTCTGAAGTGGATCGGCGTTTCGTATTTACTCTACCTCGCATGGCAATTCTGGACTGCGGATGTGTCCACGGAGATCGAAGTTCCAGAGGTATCGACACTGATGCGTCGGGAGTTTTTGACGCTGATGGGCAACCCCAAGGCCTATCTCTTGCTGACCGCCTTCCTTCCCCAATTCGTGAACGATGGTGCTGCCATAATGCCGCAGCTCTTCGCGCTTGGTGCGCTTTACCTGCTGGTCGAAGGCGTAGCTGCGCTTTTGTGGGTTTCGGCAGGAACTCTCGTCGGAGAGCATGCCCTCACTCCTCTTCGACGCAAGATCATCAACCGCGCCTCGGCCGGATTGATGGGGACTGCTGCTCTCCTGCTCGCGCGAACCGAAAAGGCAGCATAGCGTCGACAAGCGGACGCTCACATCGTTCGAGTGGACGACAGCTTCGTCCCGCATTGCGGACTTTGACGGTCGTGCCAATGCTGCATCGCGTGTGAAGGACGGCTTCGGGGAAGCCGCACCGCAGCGACAGTTGTCCCCATGAACGGCAGGTCCGGGGCGAAAAGGCAGAAAGCGCTGCGATATATGGAAGTCTACGCACTTCCTGCCTTTTCTATCGAAGCTCTAGAATGATCATAGTCGCCCAATCTTATTAAGAATGGGCGACATACCTATTGGGATTCATGCGGCAATGGACTGAGAATATGCATTTTACAACGATCAGGCTAAACTCTTTATCTCAGAGGTCGGTTTCTCCGGCTGAAAAGACCTCCCACGCTTTATAGGCATAGACCCAATCCGCGTTCTCCGGTTGTTTCAACCAGTTGTTCGCCAATGAGCCCTCCTGCACCCGCGCCGTCCGCGGACGGCGCGCTTCTTCGTATTTCGCCAGCGCGTCCGGGACCGTTTCCGCAGTTGCGTCTTTGAGCGCCAGAGCCAGAACCACACCGTCCTCAATGGCCATGGTCGCACCCTGCGCCATAAAGGGCACCATCGGGTGAGCCGCATCGCCCAGAATGGTGATGTTCCCCTTGGACCAGGCTTCCATCGGCGCGCGGACATGAAGCGCAGAACGGGTCACATCGTCGAGGCATTCCAACAAGGCACGGGCTTCCGGATGGAAACCGGCATAGGCGGCGCGCAATTCATCGACGTCGCCCGGCAAGGTCCAGCCTTCTTCGTTCCAGCCTTCAAGCGGCGTGGTCGCGAAAACAAAGACCTCTTCGCCGCGCAACAGCGGGAAAACCACAAGCTGCAGATCCGAGGTAGGCCCCCACCATTTGGTGAAACTGTCGAGATTGGGAATGTCTTTCGCTTTCTCGCGTGCAAAGACACCGCGCCAAGACACCAGACCAGTGAACTTCGGATGGTCCGCGCCGAACAACGCTTCGCGCACGACGGAGTGAATCCCGTCCGCCCCGATCACCAGATCAAAGTTTTCCGTGGTGCCATCCGAGAATCCGATTTCGGCCCCCTGCGGCGTCTCTTTGACCGAAGAGACGGAACGCCCGAGCCGCAGCACCCCCTCGGGCAATGCCCCATCGAGCGCCGAGATCAGGTCTGCACGGTGAATGGTCAGCTGCGGCGCGCTATACCGCCCGCCCTGCATCGGCAAACGCGACGTTTCTTCACCGCTGTCCCAGGTCCGGCTGATCCGAAACTCTGGCCGGGCTGCGGTTTCGCGCAAAGCCTCGCCAATGCCAAGCCCATCGAGCGCCGCCACGGCATTGGGTGTCAAATTGATATCCGCACCAATGCGGCCAAACTCGGCAACACGTTCGAAAACCTGCACCTCATGACCGAACTTCAAGAGTGCGATGGCAGCACACAAGCCACCCACGCCACCACCGCAAATTCCTACTTTCAACATGTGTTTTTCCTTTTGTCTTGTGATGCGCACGGGGCCCATCACAGATAACTGTATCCAAAACGGATATTGAAACGGTCTTCAGGCACCGGCTCATTGCCAAGACGGGCGCGTTTCAGCCAAAGCCTCCCATGCACCTGCATATCATCCGCGGCCAAACCAGAAAGCCGTGTGTTCTCAAGCCATAAACCGCCGAACCATTCCGACCCCCCAAGGGCCAGCGTCCCACCGACGACGGCGTTTTCCAGCGAACAATTGCCATATCCGTTGACCCCGCTTAGGCTCAGGTCACCCTCGATCCGTGCGCTGTCAAACTGGCTGACCCCACGCAACTCCGCTCCGCTGAAATCGGCACGCGCTGCAACCTGCGCCCGGTCAAAGCGGGCGTCATTGTGGAAAAGCGCATCGCGAAAATCCAGATATGGCGCGGAAATCTCGTGAAACCAACTCACACCCATAAACTCGGCGCCGACAGCGCTGATGCCTTGCGGGAACTGAGCGCCGGTGAAATCAACGCCCGTCAGCTTTGCGCCATCCAGCACCAAAAGCCCCTCGCAAATGACCCCTCGCAGGTCAACGCAGGCGCCAAACTTATGGGCGACTTCGATCTTCGCGCGGATCTCTTCGGGGGTCATGACTGAGCGGCCTCAACGATGGATTCTGCCCATGGCAGAGCCACATCTTCGGCCATATCGCTGCCAGAGGCGTCATGCGTCAGCCGTTCCCCCAGACAGACGGCGCCTGCGTCCACCAACATGTCTTCGATCAGTTTGGACCCCAGATTGTAGGTGTCATATTCGCTGTCACCCAACCCAAAAATACCGAATTTCAGACCGCTGAGATCCGGAGCGTCTTTCATCGCCTCGCCAAAGGGCTGCGCGGAGGCTGGCAATTCTCCGTCTCCGTAGGTCGAACAGACCACCAGATGCAGCTTGGCAATGTCCAGCTCAGAGGGGCTGACGTCGCAAAGATTGGCCAGCGTCACATCATGCCCTGCATCCTCCAGAGCCGTTTGGATGTCTTCGGCCAGCATTTCGGCGTTTCCGGTTTCGGTTCCGAACAAAATCGCAATATCCATCAATTGATCTCCTCGACTGAGCGCGCAAGGCGCAGCATATCCGCGCGTGTAGCTATCTTCTTTCGACTACGGCCGGCTGCAGCCTCAGCCTTCTCGACGGCATCGAGCCGCTTCCACCCGTCGTAGTCCACAATATCTTGCGCCAGACCCAGACCGTCGTGACCAGCACGTTCCACTTCGGGACCGGCTTCGACATCGGCCACAATCCGCTTGGCGAGCGCCAGACTTTCTGCACGGTTTTCCGGGATCGTGCCCCGCGGCCCGCGACGGAACCAGCCAGCCGCATAAAGCCCTTCGGCAATGCGGCCTTCGTCAGGTGCGTCAGCGGTAGCCATGACCTCATCCCGCTTTAGACTGCCATCACATTGGAACCCGATCGCCGTAATGAGCGTGTCCGCAGGCAAAGCTTCAGGTCCATCGGCGGTCTCGAACACCAGCCCTTTCAAATGGCCCTGTGCCTGCTCGTATCCTTTCAGCGCACAGCCGAAACGGAACGTGACAGGTAAGACACCCGCAGACAGCCCGTCAATTTCATGCAGCGCCGCAAGCAGCTTATCGTCCTCCGCTGCGGGCAAATCAGCGACCCGGACCGTGACGGCCTGCAACTTACCCAGTTCACGGATCATCACCGGATCGAATTTGGCAACAGGTGCCGGGGAACGTCCGACAATGGTCAGGCTGTCAATTTGGCGCGACACGAGCCACTCGGTTGCCCGTTGAGAAAGATCTGACCCTTCGAGCTCACTTTCGCTTTTGGCCAGCAGCCGCAGCACATCCACCGCGACGTTCCCGTTGCCAAGGATCACCACATCACCCGCGATATCGGGCAGATTGTCCGCGTCCGGGTGATCGTACAGCGCCCGTGTCAGAGCCCCCGCACCGATCACGCCGTCGAGCTTACCGATTTCAGGTTCGCGATCTCCCGAAAGGCCGGTTGCCAAAACCACCGCATCGTAAGCCGCGCGCATCCGTTCCAGCGTGACGTCTTTACCCAATGTCACATTTCCAAAGAAACGTGCGCCCTGGCGTTCAAACACACGGTCGAACTGACGCGACACCGCTTTGGTCCCCTGGTGATCCGGGGCCACGCCATACCGCACCAGACCATAGGGCACAGGCAGGCTGTCATAGACATCCACCTGCCAGTCGGGGCGTGCCTTTAGCAAGCCCTGTGCGGTAAAACATCCCGACGGGCCGGAACCGATGATGGCCACTTTCCTCATCTCAGACCTCCGCCACTGCGCGCGCGGCCCACGGATGTGGGGCCCCGGTCAGGTCGACGTAAACCGCCTTTTGCACCTGATAGGCACGCAGACCATCACGCCCCTTTTCACGCGCCATGCCACTGTCCTTTTCCCCGCCGAACGGTGTCGAAACAGAGAATTGCTTATAGGTGTTGATCCAGACCGTACCCGCCGTGATCGCACGACCGATGCGCATACTGCGCGGGAAATCCTGGCTCCAGATCCCGCAGGCCAGCGCGTATTCATTGTCGTTCGACAGAGCGATCACGTCGTCCTCATCGTCAAAGGGCATCACGACCAGAACCGGGCCGAAGACCTCTTCGCGACAGATCTTATCGGTGTTGGAAACGCCCGACAAAATTGTTGGCAGATAGAATGCCCCCTCGGAAAGCGCGGGATCGTCAGGACGTTTACCTCCGGTCAGAACAGTTGCCCCGGCTGCCACGGCATCCTTAACAAAAGTCTCGACACTGGCGCGATGATCGGGATGCACAAGGCAGGAAACCTGCGTCTGCGGGTCATGCGGATGGCCGACTTTCAGCCGCTCTGTTGCGGCAACCAGACGCGCGACGAAACGATCGTAAATAGAGCGCTGCACAAACAGGCGCGCGCCTGCGATGCAGCTTTGACCAGAGGACGAAAAAATCCCGAACAGAATGCCCGAAAGTGCGAGATCCTGATCCGCATCCTCGAACACGATGGTGGGCGACTTGCCACCAAGTTCAAGCGACACCGGCATCAGCTTTTGCGCCGCCTGCGTTGCAAGTTTGCGTCCGGTCGAGGTCCCGCCGGTAAAGGACACGCGGCCAACATCCGGGTGCTCGACCAGAAGGTTGCCAATTTCGCGCCCTGCGCCGGGCAGAACCGACAGCAGCCCTTTGGGCAGGCCCGCCTCCTCGACAATGCGCGCCAGTTCCAAAGAGACCAGCGGCGACCAGCTTGCCGGTTTCAGCAGAACCGCATTGCCCGCCGCCAGCGCCGGAGCCACTTTTTGCGCGTCCGATGCAATCGGGGAATTCCACGGTGTGATGGCCGCAACCAACCCGATGGGTTCCCAGACAGACATGGTCATCGCGGTTCCGCGCTGCGCCGTCAAATCATCGTCAGCTGTTTCCAAAACGGCGCCGAAATAGCGAAACGTACCCGCCGCAGAGGCAGCAAGAGCGCGTGTTTCGGTCAAGGTCTTGCCGGTATCACGCGTCTGAATTTGTGCGATGCGCTCGACATTGGCCTCGATCCCGTCCGCAATGCGGTAGAGAAACCGCGCGCGCTCATGCGGTTTCAGCGCTCGCCATGCCGGATCGGCCTGTGCGGCTTTGGCCCGTGCGATCGCCCGCAGCCCATCTTCGCGTGAGGCCCCGCGCAACACCCGGTTGACCGAGCCGTCGGCTGGAAAGATCGAGGTGATCTCGGCCCCGGTGCCCTCTTCCCACTCGCCGCCGACAAAAAGCTTGCCATCGGGCAGCTCGATTGTGTTCTGGTCTTTCATCTCGCTCTCCCTCAGATCGCCACTGGCCCAAGCCTGTTGCGAATTTCGCGTCGCACCGAATAGACGGTGGCCAGCGACGTCTTTGCATTGCCCCCGCTTGCCTTGTTGGCGATCTCGACCGAGACCGTGGCCAGCGGCGAATTCAGCTCATAGCGGTGCGAATTTCCCGAAGCCTTCGGGTCCGCAATCAATGTGACATGGGTGGTCTCGAAACCTCCACCAGCCAAAGCCAGCGCGGCGGCGACATTGGCATTTTTCGGATAGGCAACGGCTGCTTCACGCGCTGTGCCATGGAAAAACTCCAGAACATGGTCGAGGCTGCCCAGATCGACCTGCTCAGCCACCGGCGTTCCCGCCCATGCATGGGGCGGTTTTGTCCCAAAGTAGCGCAGGTGCATAGACCCTGCGGCGGATACGGCCGACAGGATATCCAGCCCACCAACGGCTCCGGACGGCAGGATCATCCGTGCCCCGCCGGTCTGGGCCGCTGTCAGAAGTGTTTCATGCAACGCCTCATCCGCCAGCGCCCCGATGGAAACCACCACCAGATCCGTACCGGACCTTAGCACCTCCGCCGCGTAGGTTTTCACGGCACCGTGGCCCGCGGCCTCGACGACAAACTCCGGCGTCCCTTCCAGAAAGGTCGAGAAATCTTCCAGGAACTGAGTTTTGCCGGCTTGTCCGGGCGCGATTTCTGCGAGCGCCTTTTCGCTCTCAGCCGCGCGCCCGGGACGCACCAGAACTGAGATCCGGTCAATGGCCAAATCCCCAAGCAGGCACAACAATTCCTGTCCGATGTTGCCAAATCCGATCACACCAAGATGCATGGTTTACTCCGTCTTACCTGCGGCACCAGCAGGCGGACCGGCAAAGGTCTGGGCGAAGGGACCTATGGCACACATATCGACCTCAATCAGCTGCGGGCCGTCCGCCGCAATCGCCGCATCAAAGACAGCTTCGAATTCGCCTTCGATGTCGCTCACCCGATGATGTGGGATACCAATCGCCTTTGCATAAGTCTGAAAGTCCGGCGTTGCCAGCGCGCTGTAATGATGGCGCGAACCGTATTGCGCATCCTGAATATTCTTGATCACCCCATAGGCCTGATCGTTCATCAGGATGTAGACCAGTGGTGCATTCTCATCGACAGCGGTGATCATCTCGGCGATACCAAGCTGCGTGCCCCCGTCTCCCAGAAGAGTCACGGTTTTCGCTTTCGCCCCGGCCAGCGCGGCCCCCACGCCCATGGCAACCCCTTGCCCGATACCACCACCAAGGGCGTGAACCCCGTGACACGGCTCTGCAATGCGCACGAAACGATTGCCGAAGGTCGAATTGGAAATCGTGACATCGCGCACCCACGGGTGTGCGCCCGCAGAAATCTTTTCGTTGAGAATATCGGCCAGCCGGGCGTAGGGGCCAAGGATGTCGCGAATGCGTCCTTCGCCTTGCGCACGGGCCTGCGCAATATCAAACCCCAGCGAGGGATCTGCCTCAAGCGTCTCTGGAAGCATCTTGAGAAGACGGCCAAGAACATCGGCGGCGTCGCCGTGAATGAAC containing:
- a CDS encoding TRAP transporter large permease — translated: MIYAILILALIAGVPIAVSILAALFSFMATQDNPYVMRIVATEMYKSLNSFPLLAIPLFVLAGEMMNESGITGRIIAFANVLVGRLRAGLALVNIWASVIFAGLSGSAVADTSAIGRVFIPEMEKHGYKRDFAAALTAASSVIGPIIPPSIPVIIYALIVSGVSVPALFMAGVVPGILLAVFLSAYVMITVKVDHGDQSGDLVTQPPMQALLGGILPLLMPVFVVGSILLGIVTPTEAASFAVAYALFLGLFVYRKIKLSRLPGIFAAAMRDSAVILVIIAVVGAGNWLLTYNRVPNMLTDWVLSNVDGQTAFLIAVILLFLFVGLFLEGIAAMLVLVPILHPIAVSLGIDPVHFGILVIFNLMIGLITPPLGLCLFVAEGVAQVGMARLTRAIMPFFLVEVLVLLILTFVPETVTWLPRVLGY
- a CDS encoding TRAP transporter small permease, whose protein sequence is MHRFNAILRRFFAFGSGLSMVLVFTVIFVNSLRRYIIGQSVPWGEELPIYLTIYGVMFGIAWAYSIDQHIRFTILVDLIKTRTREKLYLAGDVITVITGLCLAYSGHMFAARRGHLASSGLKSTADSLVQSSGLEALAWIGKVGTWQYAMAIGGVLLALAAFGKFFERLADVKGGLQ
- the dctP gene encoding TRAP transporter substrate-binding protein DctP, producing the protein MRFELKTLTVAAALSIGMVSMAGAETIRIAHVDPDDWTGSKKGAAAQIFKNIVEGETDLDVEIFPAGALGNEDELIGQAQEGLLQMAIVSGAMSKACPAASVLDIPYTFASATIAWDVLDGDFGDALAEHCLEQTGLRTLAYGETGFRNFTNGTREIRSPEDMEGLKFRVQPIPLYIEMVKGLGGEPTPIAWTELPNALSTGVVDGQENPVGVIYNNGLHKLQKYMTLDGHVYAADFIVIDDAFYNDLSASDQEVVAKAARIAGTMGRAIQEWNTAEGVKKVQDEGMQVYSPTADEIAAFAEKAQPAVIEYLRGELGDDAVWIDNLQTAVAEVSQ
- a CDS encoding shikimate dehydrogenase, whose amino-acid sequence is MTNSPIRKDAAKDSVLVGLIGRGIGLSRTPAMHMIEARAQGINGVYRLLDMDAPERANTSLKALIAQAESLGYDGFNVTYPYKIDVIEHLDELSDNARSVGSVNTVVLRDGKRFGHNTDLWGFAESFRRGLPDVARDHALLIGAGGAGVAVAHALADCGVTRLSITDTDPKRAEALAAQVRRNRPQCDAQAVTDIAALIRDARPDGIVNATPVGMAKLPGTSFPVGLLDPAMWVADIVYFPLETELLRAARAVGCAVLPGSGMAVFQAVRAFELFTGLPASPERMKARFDAFDETPHARAG
- a CDS encoding TetR/AcrR family transcriptional regulator: MARRRRSSRMQDSTTQKPKAAPKPGAAKQRDPHAKKAGANRSWKQDPETVKADILSAARAEFAAHGLSGARISDIVERTQTSKRMIFYYFGDKEGLYLAVLDQAYREVREAEAGLELGDLPPDQALRKVVEFTFDHHRNHPDFIRLVMIENIHDGDHMTKIETLSTTNIAAIDQLDRICRDGIDAGLFRPDVSPLMIHWQISAMSFFNVSNRATFSMNFGEDLFADDMQLLLREQVVQSIISSVTRPASQ
- a CDS encoding LysE family translocator codes for the protein MTIEQLLIFLPAALLLGASPGANNLLAFTSATKAGWLRTAKGIFGRLAAWAVLVFLVSLGLDVLLRTSEVAFIALKWIGVSYLLYLAWQFWTADVSTEIEVPEVSTLMRREFLTLMGNPKAYLLLTAFLPQFVNDGAAIMPQLFALGALYLLVEGVAALLWVSAGTLVGEHALTPLRRKIINRASAGLMGTAALLLARTEKAA
- a CDS encoding FAD-dependent monooxygenase, producing the protein MLKVGICGGGVGGLCAAIALLKFGHEVQVFERVAEFGRIGADINLTPNAVAALDGLGIGEALRETAARPEFRISRTWDSGEETSRLPMQGGRYSAPQLTIHRADLISALDGALPEGVLRLGRSVSSVKETPQGAEIGFSDGTTENFDLVIGADGIHSVVREALFGADHPKFTGLVSWRGVFAREKAKDIPNLDSFTKWWGPTSDLQLVVFPLLRGEEVFVFATTPLEGWNEEGWTLPGDVDELRAAYAGFHPEARALLECLDDVTRSALHVRAPMEAWSKGNITILGDAAHPMVPFMAQGATMAIEDGVVLALALKDATAETVPDALAKYEEARRPRTARVQEGSLANNWLKQPENADWVYAYKAWEVFSAGETDL
- a CDS encoding pentapeptide repeat-containing protein, which gives rise to MTPEEIRAKIEVAHKFGACVDLRGVICEGLLVLDGAKLTGVDFTGAQFPQGISAVGAEFMGVSWFHEISAPYLDFRDALFHNDARFDRAQVAARADFSGAELRGVSQFDSARIEGDLSLSGVNGYGNCSLENAVVGGTLALGGSEWFGGLWLENTRLSGLAADDMQVHGRLWLKRARLGNEPVPEDRFNIRFGYSYL